Proteins from one Anastrepha obliqua isolate idAnaObli1 chromosome 2, idAnaObli1_1.0, whole genome shotgun sequence genomic window:
- the LOC129237713 gene encoding trypsin epsilon has translation MAFTRISALATILVIFYVCATAASPSGRILNGDDTATGQLPWVASVRVDNAHIAVGNIISSNSVLTSAHGLSELATTAIDASRVSVRVGSINQYAGGQIVSVKSILIHPSFGNFLHDIAIITLEESLSFTDKIAAITLATSEIDGNLTEGTNVSLAGWGLQQSGASPYKLQQTTLQVLSSSLCEYEAGYGYDSVLCLQHPVNQGISRGDDGAGVVANNTLVGVASFFFGAGGTEFPDVSSRVAYYSEWIAANTATSSE, from the exons ATGGCATTTACACGCATCAGCGCTCTAGCCACTATTTTGGTCATCTTCTACGTTTGTGCCACTGCTGCCTCACCCAGCGGGCGCATTCTGAACGGTGATGATACTGCAACCGGTCAATTACCTTGGGTAGCCTCGGTGCGTGTGGACAATGCTCACATTGCTGTGGGCAACATCATCAGCTCAAACAGTGTTCTAACCTCAGCACATGGCCTTTCCGAATTGGCCACTACAGC TATTGATGCTTCACGTGTGTCGGTGCGTGTGGGCAGTATTAATCAATATGCTGGCGGTCAAATTGTCAGCGTCAAATCCATCTTGATTCACCCATCGTTTGGCAATTTCCTCCACGACATCGCCATCATCACTTTGGAGGAGTCATTGAGTTTCACCGACAAAATTGCAGCGATTACTTTGGCCACTAGCGAAATAGATGGAAATTTAACCGAGGGCACAAATGTTTCGCTGGCCGGTTGGGGTCTACAGCAATCGGGTGCATCGCCCTACAAATTACAACAGACTACATTGCAAGTGTTGAGCTCGAGTCTATGTGAATATGAGGCTGGTTATGGCTACGATTCGGTCTTGTGCTTGCAACATCCGGTCAATCAGGGCATCTCGCGTGGTGATGACGGTGCTGGTGTAGTGGCTAACAACACATTGGTGGGCGTGGCAAGCTTTTTCTTTGGCGCCGGTGGCACCGAATTCCCCGATGTGAGCAGCAGAGTGGCTTACTATAGTGAATGGATCGCGGCCAATACTGCCACATCGAgcgaataa
- the LOC129237716 gene encoding trypsin alpha, with protein MHSTVIFVFLAIVVGTSRAMPPSGRILGGEDAVSGQFTFAASVRVDNTHVCGGSIIGKQQILTAAHCVVDDNNKVVSSDKVSVRVGSINQFAGGKIVSVSAIAVHPSYEYILNDVAVLTLQSELEVSDKLSIIELASNAAQQPAVGTNVTVAGWGEQSSGATPYKLQSTTFTVASDAVCTNGYANHDESTFCLAHSLKQGSCTGDAGNGAVYNDVLVGISSFVVGACGSRYPDVFVNVTHFASWIESQF; from the exons ATGCATTCAACAGTTATTTTTGTGTTCCTCGCTATTGTCGTTGGCACCAGCCGCGCCATGCCGCCTTCCGGGCGCATTTTGGGCGGCGAGGATGCTGTGTCTGGTCAGTTTACTTTCGCCGCTTCAGTGCGTGTGGATAACACACATGTTTGTGGTGGCAGCATTATAGGCAAGCAGCAGATATTAACTGCAGCGCACTGCGTCGTCGATGACAACAACAAAGT tGTCTCAAGTGATAAAGTCTCTGTGCGTGTTGGCAGCATCAATCAGTTTGCCGGCGGTAAGATCGTTTCTGTCTCCGCCATTGCGGTGCATCCCTCCTACGAATACATTCTCAACGATGTTGCTGTGTTGACGCTACAGAGTGAGCTTGAAGTGAGCGATAAACTCTCTATAATTGAGCTGGCGAGTAATGCTGCGCAGCAACCAGCGGTTGGCACCAATGTCACAGTTGCCGGCTGGGGTGAACAATCATCTGGTGCCACACCCTATAAATTGCAATCGACTACTTTCACTGTGGCCAGCGATGCGGTTTGCACCAATGGCTATGCCAATCATGACGAGTCGACATTCTGCCTGGCGCATAGCCTCAAGCAGGGCAGCTGCACTGGTGATGCCGGAAATGGCGCTGTCTACAATGATGTTTTGGTTGGCATCAGCAGTTTTGTAGTGGGCGCTTGCGGATCGCGTTATCCAGATGTATTTGTGAATGTCACACACTTTGCGTCATGGATTGAGAGCCAATTTTGA
- the LOC129237717 gene encoding serine protease SP24D-like, whose product MACFYFLAFFAVALVTVTANPTGRVVGGYDAVPAEFPHQISLRMEHRHICGGSIIKSNYILTAAHCVVETGTTPYAAEYFTIRAGTHNRIAGGVIIQVKRVVVHQGYSSVTNDLALLELAEHLTFSEKIQPIQLASAEVPAGSEVIISGWGLLENNGDTLPIILQWNRVEALSKSQCLRKILISSDALICLDHPSGAGACNGDSGGPATYNGELVGVAGFVVIGCGTSRPDGYAKVFYNLDWIQENMV is encoded by the exons ATGGCTTGCTTctattttttggcatttttcgcagTCGCTTTGGTGACTGTCACGGCAAATCCTACAGGTCGTGTGGTGGGAGGCTATGACGCTGTACCAGCAGAGTTTCCGCATCAAATTTCACTGCGCATGGAGCACCGACACATTTGCGGCGGTTCGATCATTAAATCCAATTACATATTAACAGCAGCGCATTGTGTGGTGGAGACGGGCACAACACC TTATGCCGCTGAGTATTTCACTATTCGCGCTGGCACACACAATCGCATCGCCGGCGGTGTAATCATCCAGGTGAAGCGTGTTGTGGTCCACCAAGGCTATAGTTCAGTCACAAACGATTTGGCTTTGTTGGAATTAGCGGAACATTTGACTTTCTCTGAAAAAATTCAACCTATTCAGTTGGCGTCTGCGGAAGTGCCTGCCGGCTCCGAAGTAATCATTTCCGGCTGGGGCCTCCTCGAAAATAACGGTGACACTTTACCTATTATATTGCAATGGAACCGCGTAGAGGCGCTTAGCAAGAGTCAATGTCTGCGTAAGATTTTAATATCTTCAGATGCTTTGATTTGCTTAGACCACCCTAGTGGTGCTGGTGCATGTAATGGCGACTCAGGTGGCCCGGCAACATACAATGGCGAGCTAGTAGGCGTTGCTGGATTTGTAGTGATTGGCTGTGGAACTTCGCGTCCCGATGGTTATGCTAAAGTATTCTATAACCTCGACTGGATTCAGGAGAACATGGTATGA
- the LOC129237714 gene encoding serine protease SP24D-like, with translation MGKFVLFTLVCSICAVIGQTGPTGRVVGGTDAYEGQFPFQISLRRNGSLTCGGSIISRNFVLTAAHCVGTTNSTGDYYTYDPSVFTVRAGSNDRFQGGVVVNVQEIITHEDYGNFLNDVALLRLSQPLIFSTNIQPIELADKELSSGTSVIISGWGRLKADGDLPQKLQWNTLRVISRAQCRLAINWDSDALICLAHAANNGACNGDSGGPAIHDGKVVGIAGFVYGGCGNIYPDGYAKVYYHVEWIKKHAGL, from the exons ATGGGGAAATTCGTGCTCTTCACTTTGGTCTGCTCAATTTGTGCTGTGATCGGTCAAACTGGTCCCACGGGACGTGTTGTGGGCGGCACCGATGCCTATGAGGGTCAGTTTCCGTTCCAGATCTCGTTACGTCGCAACGGTTCTCTTACTTGTGGTGGATCGATCATCAGTCGGAATTTCGTGTTGACCGCAGCGCATTGTGTAGGCACCACCAACTCCACAGGCGACTATTACAC TTACGATCCCTCCGTTTTCACTGTGCGCGCCGGTTCAAACGATCGTTTCCAAGGCGGAGTGGTGGTCAATGTTCAAGAGATTATCACCCATGAGGATTATGGGAATTTCTTGAACGATGTTGCGCTGCTTCGCTTAAGTCaaccattaattttttcaactaatATTCAACCTATTGAACTGGCAGATAAAGAATTATCCAGCGGCACATCGGTCATCATCTCCGGTTGGGGTCGCCTAAAGGCTGATGGTGATTTGCCACAAAAGCTTCAGTGGAATACATTGAGAGTAATTTCGCGTGCTCAGTGCAGACTAGCCATAAATTGGGATAGTGATGCGCTCATCTGCTTGGCTCACGCCGCTAATAATGGCGCTTGTAACGGGGACTCAGGTGGTCCAGCCATACACGACGGCAAAGTGGTGGGAATAGCTGGATTCGTTTATGGCGGTTGCGGCAATATCTACCCAGATGGCTATGCTAAGGTCTATTATCATGTGGAGTGGATCAAGAAACATGCTGgcttgtaa